Part of the Enterobacter pseudoroggenkampii genome, GAGAGCGAACCATCCTGCGCGACGATAATCGGGTCAATACGAACTTTGGTGTTGTTCGAGGTGTTCAGGCGATCGGCAGACGCGCGCGAGAGGGAAATCACCCGGTCATTCCCGTACGGGCCGCGATCGTTGATACGCACGACGATCATGCGGCCATTCGCCAGGTTGGTGATACGGGCGTAGCTCGGAATCGGCAGCGTTGGGTGTGCCGCCGTCAGTTGCATTGGGTCGAACGCCTCCCCGGAAGCCGTCAGGTTACTGCCTGGCTCGGCATCATAAATGGCGGCAAAGCCTGCCTGACTGAAACGGGAAGGATCCTGAACAATTTTATAGCTTTTGCCGTCGCGCTCGTAATCCTGATTGGCACTGGCATTCAGCGGTTCATAAACGGGATCGGCACCGCTGATTTCAACGATCGGGCCATTACACACCGCAGGCTGCGGCGGCGCGACGGTTGCCTGTTGCTGACCATCATCACTTGTGCAGGCCGCAAGTAAACTTGCCGCGATGCAGATCCCCAGCCACTGCTTACGCATTCCGATCCCCTTATTTTTATACGCTTTTTGACAACATTTTTCTGTGGGTATGGATCGACATCACGATACCAAACCCGGCCATCAACACGATCAGTGCCGAGCCTCCGTAACTCACCAGCGGCAGCGGTACGCCTACCACCGGCAGAATACCACTCACCATACCAATATTTACGAAGACATAAACGAATAAAATCAGCATCAACCCGCCAGCCATGACGCGACCAAACGTGGTTTGTGCACGCGCTGCAATCCACAATCCCCGCATGATCAGCAGGACATACAGCGCAAGAAGTATCAGAATGCCAACCAGCCCCAGCTCTTCCGCCAGTACGGCAAAGATAAAATCGGTGTGGCGTTCCGGTAAAAATTCCAGCTGCGACTGCGTACCGTGCAGCCAGCCTTTACCGCGCAGCCCCCCGGAGCCAATTGCAATCTTCGACTGAATAATATGATAGCCCGCGCCCAGCGGATCGGTTTCCGGATCGAGTAGCATCATGACGCGCTGGCGCTGGTAGTCATGCATCAGGAAGAACCAGAGGATAGGGATGAACGCCGCAATCAGCACCACTGCGATACCAATCAGGCGCCAGCTCAGTCCCGACAGGAACAGGACAAACAGGCCGGAGAGGGCAATAAGGATTGAGGTCCCCAGGTCAGGCTGTGCCGCAACCAGCAGCGTTGGCAGGAAAATCAGCACCAGCGCGATAGCGGTATTCTTCAGAGACGGCGGACAGACATCGCGGTTGATAAAGCGTGCCACCATCAGTGGCACGGCGATTTTGGCAATCTCCGAGGGCTGGAAGCGGACAATCCCCAAATCCAGCCAGCGCTGCGCCCCTTTTGATATGGCGCCAAACGCATCTACCGCAACCAGCAAAATAATACAGAAGATGTAGAGGTAGGGCGCCCAGCCTTCGTAGACGCGCGGCGGGATCTGCGCCATTACCACCATAATGATCAGACCCATGGCGATCTGGCCGATTTTGCGCTCCATCATGCCGATGTCCTGGCCGCTCGCGCTCCAGATAACCAGGGCGCTGTAAACCAGCAGGGCCAGCAGGATCAGCAGCATGGCTGGGTCGATGTGGATTTTGTCCCACAGCGATTTTTTATTTGGATTATCCGTCATGATTATTGGTCCTCCGCCGCAGCGGCGGCCGGGTTTTCAGCCGGCAGTTCGGTGTTGTTATCACCCAGCATAATGTGGTCAAGGATCTGGCGCATGATGGTCCCTACAGCTGGACCGGCACCGCCGTTCTCCAGAATCATCGCCACCGCGACCTGCGGGTTATCATAAGGGGCAAACGCCGTCATCAGCTTATGGTCACGCAGACGTTCAGCAATGCGGTGCGCGTTATAGGTTTCGTTGGCTTTCAGACCGAACACCTGCGCAGTACCGGATTTCGCGGCCACTTTGTACGGCGTACCGGTGAAGTACTTATGCGCGGTACCGTTCGGGCGGTTTGCCACGCCGTACATACCGTCTTTCGCAATTTCCCAGAAGCCGGAATGAATGTCACCCACCGGGGCCTCATGCGGCTGGTTCCACGGCACTTTTTTGCCGTCTTCAACCGTGCTCTGTAGCAGATGAGGCACTTTTACCACGCCGTCATTGATGAGGATCATCATGGCCTTGTTCATCTGAAGCGGTGTTGCCGTCCAGTAGCCCTGGCCGATACCCACCGGAATGGTGTCACCCTGATACCACGGTTTTTTAAAGCGCTTCAGCTTCCATTCACGCGTTGGCATGTTGCCAGAACGTTCTTCGGAGAGGTCAACGCCGGTGTAATGCCCGTAACCGAATTTGCTCATCCACTCTGACAGGCGGTCGATCCCCATGTCATACGCCACCTGATAGAAGAAGGTATCCGCAGATTCTTCCAGTGATTTGGTGACGTTCAGATGACCGTGGCCCCATTTTTTCCAGTCACGATAGCGTTTATCTGAACCAGGCAGTTGCCACCAGCCCGGGTCAAACAGACTGGTATTACGGTTAATGACGCCGGCACTCAGCGCAGAAACCGCTACGTACGGCTTAACCGTTGATGCCGGCGGATAAACCCCTTGCGTCGCGCGGTTCACCAGCGGCGTGTTCGGGTCATTCAGCAGACCGGAATAGTCCTTACTGGAAATGCCGTCAACGAACAGGTTCGGGTCATAGCTAGGCATGGACACCATTGCCAGGATGCCGCCGGTACGAGGATCGGTGACCACAACGGCTGCACGGCTGCCCGCCAGCAGGGTTTCGATATACTGCTGCAGCTTAAGGTCGAGGGTCAGATAGACGTCATGCCCCGCCTGAGGAGGGACTTCTTTCAGCTGGCGAATCACGCGGCCGCGGTTGTTAACCTCAACTTCTTCATAGCCGGTTTGCCCGTGCAAAACGTCTTCGTAGTAACGTTCGATCCCCAGCTTACCGATATCGTGTGTTGCAGCGTAGTTTGCCAGCTTGCCGTCTTTATCAAGGCGGTCGACGTCTTTGTCGTTAATCTTGGAGACGTAGCCAATCACATGCGTCAGCGCGGAGCCGTAGGGGTAGTAGCGACGCTTGTAACCCTTCACTTCCACGCCGGGGAAGCGGTACTGGTTTACCGCAAAGCGGGCTACCTGGACTTCCGTCAGGTTGGTTTTAACCGGGATGGAGGTGAAACGGTGAGAGCGGGAGCGCTCTTTTTTGAAGGCCGCGATATCGTCATCGTTAAGGTCGACAACGCTTTTCAGCGCTTCCAGCGTATCCTGAACATTATCAACTTTTTCCGGCATCATCTCGATTTGATAGATGGTGCGGTTTAACGCCAGCGGCGTGCCGTTACGATCGTAAATAATGCCGCGGCTGGGAGCGATAGGCACCAGCTTGATACGGTTTTCGTTTGAGCGCGTCTGGTAGTCGGTAAAGCGGACAATTTGCAGATTATAAAGGTTGGCGATCAGCACGCCGGTAAGCAGCAAAATCCCGGTAAAGGCGACCAGCGCCCGGCGCACAAACAGCGCGGACTCAGCCGTATAGTCGCGAAAAGAATTCTGTAGTTTCATCCGCTGCTTAATCTACCCTGGTCAGTCATTACTCGCGGTGATAGGGGTGGTTGGTAGTAATGCTCCACGCGCGATACAGGCTTTCTGCCACCAGTACCCGAACGAGCGGGTGGGGAAGCGTCAGCGCGGAGAGGGACCAACTTTGTTCAGCCGCCGCTTTGCAGGCGGGGGATAACCCTTCTGGACCGCCAATCAACAGACTGACGTCACGGCCATCCTGCTTCCAGCGCTCCAGTTCGTGCGCCAGCTGCGGCGTATCCCAGGGTTTTCCTGGAATATCGAGGGTGACGATGCGGTTTTTGCCTGCGACAGCCAGCATCAGTTCGCCCTCTTTATCGAGAATACGTTTGATATCCGCGTTCTTGCCGCGCTTACCGGCGGGAATTTCCACCAGTTCGAACGGCATGTCTTTTGGAAAACGACGCAGATATTCAGTAAAACCGGTTTGTACCCAGTCCGGCATTTTGGTGCCGACGGCGACCAGCTGCAACTTCACGCATTAACCCCAGAGTTTTTCCAGCTCATACAGGCGACGGCTCTCGTCCTGCATGACGTGGACAATCACATCGCCGAGGTCGACAACCACCCAGTCAGCCGTTGCTTCACCTTCAACACCCAGTGGCAACAGTCCTGCTGCACGCGATTCCTGAACCACATGATCGGCAATCGAAACAACATGACGCGTAGATGTACCGGTGCAGATGATCATGCAGTCGGTAATACTGGATTTACCATTAACGTCGATAGCGATGATGTCCTGACCTTTCAGGTCATCAATTTTGTCAATAACAAAATCCTGGAGTGCTTTACCCTGCAAGTTTTCCCCCTGGGGTGAATGAGATTGTAAAACGTTGAATTCGTAGCCAGACAGTATACCTGAACTCACGCCTGTGTCGGGACAAATGTCTCCGACCGGGCTTTTGAAGGCGGGTATCATCCCACCCTCTGCCTGAGATTGCATCGCCATTTTTGTAAAACAATTTCTGTAAAGCAATGATCGGCGGGAAAGTCTGGCAGCGGAGAATAACAGTATGGCTTAACCTGTCAAGGCAGGATAAACAATAAGCCGCTTTTTATGCCCTCCGGCTATTCATCTGCGCTTTTCTGATACAACCCGTGCGTATGGATATACGCCAGCACCGGGGCTGGCAGTAGATCGTCACAGGCTAAACCCTGCTGTAAACGCTCACGTATGAGGGTTGCAGAGATATCGAACCACGGCGTTTCCGCCAGATAGATCTTCCCGGCAGGCCGATTGTGAAGATCTTCAACATTATCGGTGAGATGATCTTCCAGCCACTGCTGGTACTGCGCTTCACGCATGGTCAGAGGATAGCCAGGGCGGCGGCAGACGAGCAGATGGCTGTTCTCCAGGATGGTTTCATACTGATGCCATGTGGGTAAATTCAGCAGGGAATCCTGGCCGATGATAAACGCCAGCGGCTGGTCTGGACCCTGTTCTGTGCGCCACTCCTGAAGCGTCTGTGACGTCCAGGAGGGCGTGTCGCGACGCAGCTCACGCTCATCAAGTTGGAAGAGCGGTTTATCTTCGATGGCAAGGGCGAGCATCGCTTTTCGCTGCTCGCTGGTCGCCTCCGGCTGTGGGCGATGGGGCGGAACATTATTGGGCATGATGGTGACGCGCTGAAGGCCGATCAAATTCGCCAGAATTTCAACCGGCTTCAGGTGCCCGTAATGTACCGGGTCGAAGGTGCCGCCATACAGGGCCTGTAAAGAATGCATACTATCCATCAATAAAAACGTCTGCCAGCGCCTTGTGGCAG contains:
- the mrdB gene encoding peptidoglycan glycosyltransferase MrdB (rod shape-determining protein RodA), which produces MTDNPNKKSLWDKIHIDPAMLLILLALLVYSALVIWSASGQDIGMMERKIGQIAMGLIIMVVMAQIPPRVYEGWAPYLYIFCIILLVAVDAFGAISKGAQRWLDLGIVRFQPSEIAKIAVPLMVARFINRDVCPPSLKNTAIALVLIFLPTLLVAAQPDLGTSILIALSGLFVLFLSGLSWRLIGIAVVLIAAFIPILWFFLMHDYQRQRVMMLLDPETDPLGAGYHIIQSKIAIGSGGLRGKGWLHGTQSQLEFLPERHTDFIFAVLAEELGLVGILILLALYVLLIMRGLWIAARAQTTFGRVMAGGLMLILFVYVFVNIGMVSGILPVVGVPLPLVSYGGSALIVLMAGFGIVMSIHTHRKMLSKSV
- the nadD gene encoding nicotinate-nucleotide adenylyltransferase; the protein is MDSMHSLQALYGGTFDPVHYGHLKPVEILANLIGLQRVTIMPNNVPPHRPQPEATSEQRKAMLALAIEDKPLFQLDERELRRDTPSWTSQTLQEWRTEQGPDQPLAFIIGQDSLLNLPTWHQYETILENSHLLVCRRPGYPLTMREAQYQQWLEDHLTDNVEDLHNRPAGKIYLAETPWFDISATLIRERLQQGLACDDLLPAPVLAYIHTHGLYQKSADE
- the mrdA gene encoding peptidoglycan DD-transpeptidase MrdA, encoding MKLQNSFRDYTAESALFVRRALVAFTGILLLTGVLIANLYNLQIVRFTDYQTRSNENRIKLVPIAPSRGIIYDRNGTPLALNRTIYQIEMMPEKVDNVQDTLEALKSVVDLNDDDIAAFKKERSRSHRFTSIPVKTNLTEVQVARFAVNQYRFPGVEVKGYKRRYYPYGSALTHVIGYVSKINDKDVDRLDKDGKLANYAATHDIGKLGIERYYEDVLHGQTGYEEVEVNNRGRVIRQLKEVPPQAGHDVYLTLDLKLQQYIETLLAGSRAAVVVTDPRTGGILAMVSMPSYDPNLFVDGISSKDYSGLLNDPNTPLVNRATQGVYPPASTVKPYVAVSALSAGVINRNTSLFDPGWWQLPGSDKRYRDWKKWGHGHLNVTKSLEESADTFFYQVAYDMGIDRLSEWMSKFGYGHYTGVDLSEERSGNMPTREWKLKRFKKPWYQGDTIPVGIGQGYWTATPLQMNKAMMILINDGVVKVPHLLQSTVEDGKKVPWNQPHEAPVGDIHSGFWEIAKDGMYGVANRPNGTAHKYFTGTPYKVAAKSGTAQVFGLKANETYNAHRIAERLRDHKLMTAFAPYDNPQVAVAMILENGGAGPAVGTIMRQILDHIMLGDNNTELPAENPAAAAAEDQ
- the rsfS gene encoding ribosome silencing factor, with amino-acid sequence MQGKALQDFVIDKIDDLKGQDIIAIDVNGKSSITDCMIICTGTSTRHVVSIADHVVQESRAAGLLPLGVEGEATADWVVVDLGDVIVHVMQDESRRLYELEKLWG
- the rlmH gene encoding 23S rRNA (pseudouridine(1915)-N(3))-methyltransferase RlmH, which produces MKLQLVAVGTKMPDWVQTGFTEYLRRFPKDMPFELVEIPAGKRGKNADIKRILDKEGELMLAVAGKNRIVTLDIPGKPWDTPQLAHELERWKQDGRDVSLLIGGPEGLSPACKAAAEQSWSLSALTLPHPLVRVLVAESLYRAWSITTNHPYHRE